From one Triticum urartu cultivar G1812 chromosome 3, Tu2.1, whole genome shotgun sequence genomic stretch:
- the LOC125546885 gene encoding uncharacterized protein LOC125546885 — protein MQTLVERDGFMRAMPPPNWPFKGHSMSSPVDPIAFHLLELDLPADDSDNRRQGPLWHRWNRKLQFHLTQEILADLLHLDDNGASSATRLHGPALLSKVWSTVKAFPVVDCRVVGNIDALVALDLHVTQFRCLRGLDDDTWTPFDGSSMFFRFDLKRL, from the exons ATGCAGACGTTGGTAGAGCGCGACGGGTTCATGCGCGCAATGCCGCCGCCGAACTGGCCGTTCAAGGGCCACTCCATGTCATCCCCGGTGGACCCGATCGCGTTCCACCTCCTGGAGCTGGACCTCCCCGCGGACGACTCTGACAACCGGCGCCAAGGCCCGCTCTGGCACCGGTGGAACCGAAAGCTCCAGTTCCACCTCACGCAAGAAATCCTCGCCGACCTCCTCCACCTCGACGACAACGGCGCCTCCTCCGCAACTAGACTCCACGGGCCGGCGCTGCTATCGAAGGTGTGGAGCACGGTGAAGGCGTTCCCGGTGGTAGACTGCAGGGTGGTGGGTAACATCGATGCGCTGGTGGCACTGGACCTGCATGTCACCCAATTTCGTTGTCTTCGGGGATTAGATGATGACACATGGACACCATTCGATGGCAGTTCGATGTTTTTCAG gttcgATTTGAAGAGGCTGTGA